A stretch of DNA from Acidovorax carolinensis:
AGATGGCGCTCAAGATTACGTTGCTGTGCCGGGCTCAAGGACTGATCAAAAAGCACCTCTACCGCACCGTGCATCTGCGCAAGCGTGCGGATTTCATCCGCTTTGCCCGAACCAACAAACAGTGCAGCGTCTGGCGCCTTGCGCTTGCACGTCAGGCGTGCAACGGGCTCCAGACCCGCGGTCTGCGCCAGCAGCCCCAATTCTTCGAGATCGGAATCGAAATGAGGAAGGCCGAAATCGACTCCCACCAGAAGAACTGGAGCGCGGGGAGCATTGATCGAATCAGAGGAACTCAAATGAACCGGCCCATCTTCGTGGCCAGCCGTTGCTGGCCAGCCGTGCAGTGCCGCCGCAATTTAGGCGCCGCTATTGTCAGCATCCGGGGTGTCAGCGGTTGAGAAATTGACCGCACGCCCCGGCACAATGGTGGAAATTGCGTGTTTGTAGACCATCTGGGTCACCGTATTGCGAAGCAGCACGACATACTGGTCAAATGATTCAATTTGTCCCTGCAGCTTGATGCCATTTACCAGGTAAATGGAGACCGGCACATGCTCTTTGCGCAGGGCGTTAAGGAAGGGGTCTTGCAGAAGTTGGCCTTTATTGCTCACGATATTCTCCGTGTTCAAGTGTTGTTGTAAACCAGCACCTTACCACAGCGTGCGGCGCTGTTAGGCGCCCCCCGCCAAATCCCTCCGGATCTCACGCTCTTGATTCAACTGTCGTCTTTGTCGGCGAAGGGGTTGTGAGATGTCTTCATTTCGATGCGCAGCGGCGTTCCTACCAGATCGAATTCTTTGCGGAAACGCCCTTCCAAAAACCGCTTGTAGGCATCCGTCACGTGCTCCAGAGAATTGCCATGGATCACGATGACAGGGGGATTCATCCCTCCCTGGTGGGCGTATCGCATCTTGGGACGGAACATGCCTGCGCGCTTCGGCGCCTGAAACTGCACCGCCTCCAGCAATACGCGCGTGAGGACCGGCGTAGACATCTTGCAGGTTGCAGCCTTGTGCGCCTGGGCGATCGAGGCCCAAAGTGGTCCCAGTCCTTGCCTCTTTTTTGCGGAAATGAAATGCATTGCGGCAAACTTCAAGAATGCCAGCCGTGTTTCAATAGACCGCTCAAGCAATTGGCGCTGGTAATCATCAACAGCATCCCACTTGTTGACTGCAAGCACCACCGCGCGCCCACTCTCAAGGATGTATCCGGCAATGTGCGCGTCCTGGTCTGTAACACCCTGGGTGGCATCCAGCAACAGCAAGACAACATTGGCCGACTCGATGGCCTGCAGGGTCTTGACCACGGAGAACTTCTCGATGGCCTCAAACACCTTCCCCTTGCGACGCAAGCCGGCCGTGTCGACCAACTCAAATCGCTGCCCATTGCGCTCAAAGGGCACGGTAATGGCATCACGGGTCGTTCCCGGCATGTCGAATGCCACCAGACGCTCTTCACCCAGCCAGGTGTTGATCAGCGTTGATTTGCCCACATTGGGACGACCGGCCACTGCCAGCTTGATCACGCCCTTGTCGACGTCCTGCTCGGTATCCTCGGGCTCTGGCAGATGAAGCGGCTCCAGGGCAAGATCGACCAGCCCGCGGATTCCCTGCCCGTGGGCTGCTGAAACGGGGTAGACGTCACCCAGGCCCAGTTCGTAGAACTCAGCCAGCTGGATGCCTTGAAGCATGCCCTCTGCCTTGTTCGCGACCAGGACACAGGGCTTGCCAAGCCGGCGCAGATAGTTCGCAATATCGTGATCCTGCGCCGAAACACCCGCACGGGCGTCCACCACAAAAATCACCACATCGGCTTCCGCAACAGCTTGTTGGGTTTGCTTGGCCATCTCACGGTAGATGCCGCTGGACGCATCCGGCTCGAACCCCCCTGTGTCGATCACGATGTACTCGTGCTTGCCTTGCTTGCCGTTGCCGTAATGCCTGTCGCGCGTCAACCCGGCAAAGTCGGCCACGATGGCATCTCTTGACTTTGTGAGACGGTTGAACAACGTGGATTTCCCGACGTTCGGACGCCCCACGAGAGCGATAACTGGCTTCATTGAAAACAACCCATCAATCAGGACGGAAGCCGTATATCCCGCCATTGCGGGTGACAGCCACCAAAGTATCTGCAGCGACAACCGGCGCGGCGGCGATGCCGGAGGCATCTGTGGTCAAACGATTCAGAGGGCTGCCATCGTCGCGAGACAGCAGATGCACGAGCCCGGTCTCATCCCCCACGACAACAGAGCGCCCCAAGACCAAAGGTGCCGTCAGCTTTCGAAATTTGAGCCGATCCGATGTCCATGCACGCGTGCCATCAGCCCGGCGCCAGGCAAGCAGCGCACCATTGCTCTCCGTGCCGAAGATGAGCTCACCATCTCCGTGTATGCCCTCAGTTCCCGCAGCAAGCTGTGTCCACGCCACCGTGCCACGCGCCGTATTCACGCATCCCACTGCAGCCTGAAACGAGCGCGCACAGACACTGTCACCCACACGCGAAACACGGCCCACCAGCTCCACCAGCCGCTCCACATCATTCGTACCCCGGGCGCTGGCCAGAGGGGCTTCCCACCGAACACTGCCATTGTCAGGATTGAAACCCACCAATCGGCCGGCCAACCCGACCACCAGCGTATCGCCAACCGCCAAGAGCACACCGGACTGACGCAACACCAAAGGCTCACCTGGGCGGGACTGAATCCACAAACGCCGCCCCGTCGCCGCATCGTAGGCAGAAACCGACCGGTCAGCTGACAACACAAAAATGCGGTTTCCTGCAACCAGCGGGGCGGTGAAGGTTTGCGTCTGCAACGGCTTGCGCCACAGCTCACGCCCGGCCTCCAGAGCCACCAGAAAATTGCTGCGTGAAACCACAGCGGTCCACTTGCCGTCGCTGCCAACACCTGCCGACAAAGGCTCACCCAGCGCTGTGCGCCAGAGATCCGCCCCCGAGCGTGCATCCAGAGCGGCCACCACGCCGTCAGCCGAGGCGAGTGTCACGACGTGGCCCGAGGCGTGAATATCCAGCGGCAGCCCAGCAACGCTTCCGATACGCGCCGCCCAAACCTGGCGGACGCCGAGAACGGCGACATTGGGCCCAAGATCCGCAGGCACTGGCTTGGAACTCCCGCCCCAGAGAGAGCAGCCACTCAGAACAGTCCCAACCAAAAGTGCGGACGCCAAACACTTGGCACGCGATACCCACGGCAGGGAAAACGGGGTTAGGACGAATCTCATTTCTTGACCTCATCGGATGCAGCGACAGCCATGGCAGCACCTTGTGGATGCACTCCCAGAGCGTTGAGCTTGACTTCCACCAACCGGCGATACTCCACACGCTCATCGAACGCATTGAATGCGCGCTTGTACTCAGCGACGGCTTGGTCCTGCTTCCCCTGCAGCATCAAGATGTCGCCCTTGCGATCAGCGACCACCGCCTCAAACTCTGTGGGAAATGATCCCGAGACCAGCTTGAGCGCTTCATCAAGCTCTTTCAAATCCATCAGCACACTGGACAGCCGCAAGCTGGCAAGCGCCTTGTAGCCATCGTCATTGGCCTTTTCAGCAACCCAGGCCAATGCTTCCCTGGCACCCTTGATATTGCCGGCGTCGAGCATGGTTTTGGCAAGAATCAGCCCAGCTTGGGCTGTCTGGGTCGTTCCCGAATATTTGGACCGAAGGTCACCAAATGCCTGTTCCATGCGCGCCTGATCACCACTGTTGGAAGCCACATCCACGGCATCAAAAAGTGCCGCAGCCTGCGTTGCCTGGCGATTCTGCCAATACTGGTAGCCATTCCACGCGGCGACTGAACCAAACACCAGCAGCGCCAAGCTACTGATCAACGTGCCCCAGGTATTCCAGAAATGCTTGAGTTGATCAAGCTGCTCTTGTTCTTCGAGATCGAGATGATTGGCCATGAATATGCGTCGGATTAACGGGAAATTTGGAGGGCGCTGGCCCACTTGGAAACATTATCAAGGCGGTGCTCGGTCTGCGAGCCACTGCCATCTCGCAACGATTTGCACAAGACCATGCCACGCGCTAGCTCATCCGCCCCAAAAATAAGCGCATGCCGGGCACCACTGGCGTCCGCTTTTTTGAACTGGGATTTCATGCTGCCCATGCCTTCACCCGAAGCGGGGGCCCCATGCATCTGGGCACTGACACCATGCGCCCGCAACCTCTCCAGTGTTGCAATAGCCACAGGCAACGTGGTCACATCGGGGATGACGGCATAAACATCTGGGGATATCGGGGGAATGGCGCTGCCCTGCTCTTTCAAAAGCTCCAGCACTCGTTCCACCCCGAGCGCCCAGCCAACGGCAGGCGCTGCCTTGCCACCAATCTGCTCGATAAGGTAGTCATACCGCCCACCGCCGCAAATGGTGCCCTGGGAGCCCAACTGGTCGGTGACAAACTCAAACACTGTGAGATTGTAGTAATCCATACCACGCACTAACCGTGGATTGACCTGCCAGGAAACTCCGTTGGCATCCAGAATGGCCTTCACCACATTGAAGTGGCTCAAGGACGCTTCCCCAAGAAAATCGATCAATCGCGGCGCCGCTTCGACAATCGACTGCATCGCCGGATTCTTGGTGTCCAAAATCCGCAGGGGATTGGTGTGCAAGCGCCGACGCGCCTCCTCGTCAAGGGCATCCACATGGCGCTCCAGATAGTCAATCAAGGCGGCGCGGTGCGCCTTGCGTTCATCTGGTTGCCCCAGACTGTTGAGTTCGAGACGCACGTTATGAAGGCCCAGTTCTTTCCACAACGCATTGGCCAACAAAATCAATTCCGCATCCAGTTCCGCACCTGGAAACCCGAGTGCCTCCGCACCGATCTGGTGGAACTGACGGTACCGCCCACGCTGCGGACGCTCATGGCGAAACATGGGTCCCATGTAATACAAACGTTTGCCACCGTCGTACAGCATGGAGTGTTCAGCAACCGCGCGAACCACGCCCGCCGTCGCCTCCGGCCGCAAGGTCAGTTGCTCGCCATTCAGGCGGTCTTCAAAGGAATACATCTCCTTCTCGACAATGTCCGTAACCTCCCCCAGACCACGCACAAACAGCGGCGTCGGCTCGACGATCGGAGTGCGAATATTGCGATAGGCATACCGCTCCATGAGCGTGCGCACCTTGCCCTCCAGCCACTCCCACCGGGCGGAGTCGGGCGGCAGGATGTCGTTCATGCCTTTCACAGCGGTCAGCTTTTCAAGCTTCGACACAGGGGATCCTTTTTCAGTACTCACTGCGATATTTTTCTTTGTGGAGAGGGAGATAAGTTACCGGACACGCACATGACCGGCAGGTCAGCCCTGCCGAGATCGTGACGCCAGCTATGCAGCCGAAGGCACAGCCCCAAACCGCTTTTCGATGTAGTTTTCGACGATCTGGTGGAATTCATTGGCAATGTTGTCACCCCGCAGGGTCAGGACTTTTTCACCATCAATGAACACCGGGGCAGCGGGCGCTTCGCCGGTTCCGGGAAGACTGATTCCGACATCAGCGTGCTTGCTTTCACCAGGGCCATTCACGATGCAACCCATGACCGCAATCTTGAGGTTTTCCACACCGGGATAGCGAACGCGCCACACGGGCATCTGTGCGCGAAGAAAGTCGTCAATCTGTTTGGCGAGATCCTGAAAGGTGTTGCTGGTAGTGCGGCCACAACCTGGGCAAGCCGTCACGCTGGGCACAAAAATACGCAACCCCAGCGACTGCAGGATCTCCGACGCCACCACCACCTCCTGCGTCCGCGCTTCACCCGGCTGGGGCGTGAGCGACACGCGAATGGTGTCGCCGATACCCTCTTGCAGCAAGATCGACAACGCGGTGGCAGATGCAACGGTTCCCTTGGTTCCCATGCCCGCTTCCGTGAGGCCCAGATGCAGCGCGTAATCGCATCGGCGCGCCAACTCACGGTAAACCGAAATCAGGTCCTGAACACCACTGACCTTGCACGACAGGATGATCTGATTGCCGTCCAGACCCATGTCTTCGGCACGACGCGCGGACTCCACCGCTGAAGTGATCAGCGCCTCATACATCACCTGGCGCGCGTCCCAGGGAAGCGAACGTCGGCTATTGGCGTCCATGAGGCTTGCCAGCAGCTCTTGATCAAGGCTTCCCCAATTGACACCGATGCGAACCGGCTTGCTCCACCGCATTGCAGCTTCAATCATTTGGCCAAACTGGCGATCACGCTTGTCGCCCTTACCGACGTTGCCCGGATTGATGCGGTATTTCGACAATGCCTGCGCACAATCCGGAAAATCCGTCAGGAGTCGATGTCCGTTGTAATGAAAATCGCCGACCAGGGGGACACTTTCCCCCATCCGATCCAGTTGCTCCCGTATATACGGAACCGCCGCCGCCGCCTCTGGTGTGTTGACGGTGATGCGGACAAACTCCGACCCCGCCTGGGCAAGTTCCTTCACCTGGATGGCCGTACCGATCGCGTCCACGGTGTCCGTATTGGTCATGGACTGGACGCGCACCGGCGCATCTCCACCCACAGTGACAATGCGAGACCCCCACACTACCTGTGCCTGCCTGGAGCGGCGAGGTGCCGGCGTTGCCACGTTGATCGGAGCAGTATCGCTGACCTTGTTTTCCACTATTTCACCTCGAAGCGAGCGACGTTTTCACGGGACACGGGGCCGAGCTCATAGGGCTTGCCGCGCACAAAAACCTCGGTAGCATCCGCCCGGCCAATCACCACTGCCAGCGGCAGAGCGCCGGAAACAGAAACCGACTCATCGGGGGCCAGATTGCGCTGCAATACCACTGCACCTGTCGCATCACGAACCTGTATCCAGGATTCGCTGCGTGCCTTGAAAGCGAGAACACCGGCAAGCATATCGGCAGTCGGCAGGCCGGCGGCCGATGCTGCGGCGGACGGTGAAGCGCTAGCGGGTGCAGCGCCTCCCACCGGCTCAGTCGACTCACTGGCAAAAACCGCGACCTCCGCACCTGAGGCAGAAGCGGCGCTCGCCGGCGCTGGAGCCACTGCTGCAGGACGATCCTGCGCCCCATCTGCAACGGGTGTTGAAATCGTTGTGCTTGTCCATGCTTGCTTGAACCAGGCTGACAAATCGTCATCCAGGCTGCGAGGTAGGAAAATCAGCAGCGCAGCACCGATCAGGAGCAGGCCAACCGCCCACAGCAAGGGGCGCGGCCCTGGCGCGGCAAACGGCGTAGAGGACGACTTACCCGTGAATCCCTTGACGGGCGCACTCAGGCTCGTATCACCAACGGAAAGCCTCGGACCTTCTCCCTGGGGAAGAAGCGTCAAAACGGGCTGAGGGTCCATCTTCAGGGTGCGGCAGACACTGGAAGCCAGCGCGCGGACAAAGACGATGTCCGGCAGTGCAGAAAACTCGTCCGCCTCCAAGGCTTCGAGCTTGCCCACAGGAACCTTCAGGGCAGCAGCCAGTGCGGCAATGTGCAACCCTGCAGCCTCACGGGCATCTCGCAACAAAGCGCCCGCTGTCACCCCTTTCACAAATTGGTCGGGCGATTCAGCCACCAACTGCGCAGCCATCGCCTCATTCATTGAATGCCCCGCGTTCAAAAGCACCCCATTCCCGCGAATCCGGGAACCGCTTGCGCAACTGATCGGCAAGCTGCCTTGAAGCCACGATGTCGCCCAAGGCACGCTCCACCTTGATCCCCAGCCACAGGGATTCTGAGTTGGCATATTCGCTGTTATTGATGCGCCGAATGTAAAACTGCGCACGACTCAATTCATTGCGGCGCAACAGCAGCGCCGACAGGTGATAACCCACCACGGGATTTGCGGCGTCGAGTTCATAGGCCTTGATCAGGGACTGCTCTGCTTCTGCATACTGTCCAGCGCCTACTTGACAAAGCCCCCTCGCCATCAAGGTCTTACTGCGGGCAACGTAACCGGGATTGGTCAGCGCACGGAGAAACTGCTGATCAGCTTCTACGTACTTTTTCTGCTGACATAAAAGCCAGCCAAAGTTGTGCAGCAAACTGGAGTCGCCAGGGCGCAATGCCTGTGCCCGGCGAAAGCTCTCTTCCGCCTGTGCAAAGTCATTGAGGCGCAAATAAATAAGGCCACGCAGGTTGTAGGCGTCGGCGTAGCTCGAATCAGCGGCAAGCGACTGCTTGACCTCGTCCAGGGCCACGGCAGTTTGCCCCATCTCGAAATAGTTGGAGGCCAACTCCAGGCGGATTCGCGCACGGCGCCGTGCATCGGGCTCATCGGACGGGGTCACCAGATCGGCAGTGGACTCCGAAGCGGACGCCCCCCCGTTTGCCGCACAGCCTCCAAGACCAAGAAAAAAAGCCAGGGCACCACAGGCCATGAGCGTCCAGCGGCAATATTGCTGCCAGCGTCCAATCGATCCCACCATGTAGCGCTTCCTCGTTAAGTGGCGACCTAAGTCACCTGTTTGAGCACGATTGTGCGTTGCTTTGCCATCCGCTCAAGCGCACGTGTGCGGTCTTTCACGTCGCCCGCCAACTGACCGCAGGCGGCATCGATATCATCTCCGCGCGTCTTGCGCACGGTCGTGACAATTCCCGCCTCACTCAGCACTTTTGCAAATGCTGCCACCTGTGCCTGGGAAGAGCGCGTAAGACCCGACGCGGGAAATGGATTGAACGGAATCAGATTAAATTTGCAGCGGATCTGGCTACCGCGTGCTGGCTTGACCAGTTCAATCAGCTGATGGGCGTGCTCGATCTGGTCGTTCACGCCGTCCAACATGCAGTATTCGAATGTGATGAAATCCCGCGGTGCATGCTCCAGATAGCGGTGGCAGGCATCCAGCAACTCCCGGATCGGATATTTGCGGTTCAGCGGAACCAGATAATCGCGCAATGCGTCATTGGGCGCATGCAAGGAAACAGCCAACGCCACCGGACAGTCCTGTGCCAGCCGGTCCATCATGGGGACAACACCTGAAGTGGACACAGTGACGCGCCTGCGCGACAGGCCGTACCCATGGTCATCCAGCATGACCTTGAGCGCCGGCACAAGGGCGGAATAGTTTTGCAGCGGCTCGCCCATCCCCATCATCACCACATTGGAGATGATGCGGGACGCCCCGCCAAGACGCTTGCGCAATGCGTGCTCGGCAAACCACAACTGCGCCACAATTTCACCCGTGGTGAGGTTGCGGCTGAAGCCCTGGTGACCCGTTGAGCAAAAACGGCATCCTACCGCGCAGCCCGCCTGAGACGATACACAGAGGGTTCCCCGGTCATCTTCGGGGATAAAAACCGACTCGACGGCGTTGCCGCCACCCACATCAAACAACCATTTGACGGTGCCATCGGCCGATACATGCTCACTGATGACGGGCAGGGCCTGCACATGCGCACAGCCCGCCAGCTTACTTCGCAACGCGACGGCCAAATCGCTCATGTCGTCAAAATCGCTGGCTCCCCGTTGGTGAATCCAGCGAAAAAGCTGCGTGGCACGAAACCGTTTTTCTCCGAGCTGCCCACAAAATTCGGCCAGCCCGTCGAGATCAAAATCAAGAAGATTGGTTTTCATGATTGCCGCGTCCAGAGTCGGTCGCGGCTGTCCCCAGCACTTGCTTTCTCCAAGGAAATTGGAACGAGCGTGGGGACGGTCATGTCAGCGCGAGAAAACGTTCATGCCCGCGAAGAAGAAGGCGATTTCCACTGCAGCGGTTTCAGGTGCGTCGGAGCCGTGCACGGCATTGGCATCAATGCTGTCTGCAAAATCAGCGCGGATGGTGCCGGCCTCGGCCTTCTTTGGATCCGTTGCGCCCATCAGTTCGCGATTCTTCAAGATTGCGTTTTCGCCTTCCAATGCCTGAATCATGACGGGGCCGGAGATCATGAAATCCACCAGATCCTTGAAGAATGGGCGCGCCTTGTGCACAGCATAGAACTGCTCTGCTTCCAGACGGGAAAGGTGCGCCATACGGGCAGCGACAACCTTGAGGCCAGCAGCTTCAAAGCGGGCATAAATCTGGCCAATGACATTCTTGGCCACTGCGTCGGGCTTGATGATGGAGAGAGTACGTTCGATTGCCATGTTGATTTCCTGGTGTGATGTTGCTGTAATTTTTTGCCCGTCGGGCAAAGCTATTGATTCTAACCGGGCACGCAATTCACGGCGGCCTCAGCGACTTCCCCCGCGCCGCGACCCGCCACCCCCGCGCGCCCACCACCCCCTGTGCGGCGCTGATCCTGGCGGTGGCGCGACAAACTGTCGACGCCAATGTAGCCCACCGATGTCTTCATCGGATCAGGCTGTGCACTCCCGCGCGGGCGGTCCGGATTGCCACTTCGCGCACCCAAATCGTCGGATCGGCGCGATGCCTGCCCACGCGGCCCACCCAAACCACTATTGGCGCCGGGCGGACGCTTGCGGCCATCCCCCATGCGCTGACCACCGCGCCCGCGATTTCGATTGCCCCGATCTCCGCTGACAGAACCGTCCTCGCCGCGTGTTTCTGCGGCTTCCGGGCGTCCGGCCCCTGCGGCTTGCACCAGCGCGCGGATATCGCCCTCATCGAGCTCCAGCCAAGCCCCGCGCTTCAGCCCGCGGGGCAAAACCATTGCCCCGTACCGGATCCGGATCAGACGACTGACGGCGTGACCCACCGCCTCCAGCATGCGCCGGACCTCGCGATTGCGCCCCTCAGAGATGGTGACGCGGTACCAGCAGTTGGAGCCTTCCCCACCGCCATCCTCGATCGAGCCAAACGCAGCCATACCGTCGTCCAGCCGGACACCGTCCAGCAACTGCTGTTTTTCTTCGTTGCTCAATGCGCCCAAGACTCGAACCGCATATTCCCGCTCCAGCCCAAAACGGGGATGCATCAGCTTGTTGGCCAGTTCGCCCGAACTGGTGAACAGCAGCAAGCCCTCGGTGTTCAGATCCAGTCGCCCGACCGATT
This window harbors:
- the hfq gene encoding RNA chaperone Hfq; protein product: MSNKGQLLQDPFLNALRKEHVPVSIYLVNGIKLQGQIESFDQYVVLLRNTVTQMVYKHAISTIVPGRAVNFSTADTPDADNSGA
- the der gene encoding ribosome biogenesis GTPase Der, with protein sequence MKPVIALVGRPNVGKSTLFNRLTKSRDAIVADFAGLTRDRHYGNGKQGKHEYIVIDTGGFEPDASSGIYREMAKQTQQAVAEADVVIFVVDARAGVSAQDHDIANYLRRLGKPCVLVANKAEGMLQGIQLAEFYELGLGDVYPVSAAHGQGIRGLVDLALEPLHLPEPEDTEQDVDKGVIKLAVAGRPNVGKSTLINTWLGEERLVAFDMPGTTRDAITVPFERNGQRFELVDTAGLRRKGKVFEAIEKFSVVKTLQAIESANVVLLLLDATQGVTDQDAHIAGYILESGRAVVLAVNKWDAVDDYQRQLLERSIETRLAFLKFAAMHFISAKKRQGLGPLWASIAQAHKAATCKMSTPVLTRVLLEAVQFQAPKRAGMFRPKMRYAHQGGMNPPVIVIHGNSLEHVTDAYKRFLEGRFRKEFDLVGTPLRIEMKTSHNPFADKDDS
- the bamB gene encoding outer membrane protein assembly factor BamB, whose product is MRFVLTPFSLPWVSRAKCLASALLVGTVLSGCSLWGGSSKPVPADLGPNVAVLGVRQVWAARIGSVAGLPLDIHASGHVVTLASADGVVAALDARSGADLWRTALGEPLSAGVGSDGKWTAVVSRSNFLVALEAGRELWRKPLQTQTFTAPLVAGNRIFVLSADRSVSAYDAATGRRLWIQSRPGEPLVLRQSGVLLAVGDTLVVGLAGRLVGFNPDNGSVRWEAPLASARGTNDVERLVELVGRVSRVGDSVCARSFQAAVGCVNTARGTVAWTQLAAGTEGIHGDGELIFGTESNGALLAWRRADGTRAWTSDRLKFRKLTAPLVLGRSVVVGDETGLVHLLSRDDGSPLNRLTTDASGIAAAPVVAADTLVAVTRNGGIYGFRPD
- a CDS encoding YfgM family protein encodes the protein MANHLDLEEQEQLDQLKHFWNTWGTLISSLALLVFGSVAAWNGYQYWQNRQATQAAALFDAVDVASNSGDQARMEQAFGDLRSKYSGTTQTAQAGLILAKTMLDAGNIKGAREALAWVAEKANDDGYKALASLRLSSVLMDLKELDEALKLVSGSFPTEFEAVVADRKGDILMLQGKQDQAVAEYKRAFNAFDERVEYRRLVEVKLNALGVHPQGAAMAVAASDEVKK
- the hisS gene encoding histidine--tRNA ligase, with the protein product MNDILPPDSARWEWLEGKVRTLMERYAYRNIRTPIVEPTPLFVRGLGEVTDIVEKEMYSFEDRLNGEQLTLRPEATAGVVRAVAEHSMLYDGGKRLYYMGPMFRHERPQRGRYRQFHQIGAEALGFPGAELDAELILLANALWKELGLHNVRLELNSLGQPDERKAHRAALIDYLERHVDALDEEARRRLHTNPLRILDTKNPAMQSIVEAAPRLIDFLGEASLSHFNVVKAILDANGVSWQVNPRLVRGMDYYNLTVFEFVTDQLGSQGTICGGGRYDYLIEQIGGKAAPAVGWALGVERVLELLKEQGSAIPPISPDVYAVIPDVTTLPVAIATLERLRAHGVSAQMHGAPASGEGMGSMKSQFKKADASGARHALIFGADELARGMVLCKSLRDGSGSQTEHRLDNVSKWASALQISR
- the ispG gene encoding flavodoxin-dependent (E)-4-hydroxy-3-methylbut-2-enyl-diphosphate synthase; the encoded protein is MENKVSDTAPINVATPAPRRSRQAQVVWGSRIVTVGGDAPVRVQSMTNTDTVDAIGTAIQVKELAQAGSEFVRITVNTPEAAAAVPYIREQLDRMGESVPLVGDFHYNGHRLLTDFPDCAQALSKYRINPGNVGKGDKRDRQFGQMIEAAMRWSKPVRIGVNWGSLDQELLASLMDANSRRSLPWDARQVMYEALITSAVESARRAEDMGLDGNQIILSCKVSGVQDLISVYRELARRCDYALHLGLTEAGMGTKGTVASATALSILLQEGIGDTIRVSLTPQPGEARTQEVVVASEILQSLGLRIFVPSVTACPGCGRTTSNTFQDLAKQIDDFLRAQMPVWRVRYPGVENLKIAVMGCIVNGPGESKHADVGISLPGTGEAPAAPVFIDGEKVLTLRGDNIANEFHQIVENYIEKRFGAVPSAA
- a CDS encoding helix-turn-helix domain-containing protein, with amino-acid sequence MNEAMAAQLVAESPDQFVKGVTAGALLRDAREAAGLHIAALAAALKVPVGKLEALEADEFSALPDIVFVRALASSVCRTLKMDPQPVLTLLPQGEGPRLSVGDTSLSAPVKGFTGKSSSTPFAAPGPRPLLWAVGLLLIGAALLIFLPRSLDDDLSAWFKQAWTSTTISTPVADGAQDRPAAVAPAPASAASASGAEVAVFASESTEPVGGAAPASASPSAAASAAGLPTADMLAGVLAFKARSESWIQVRDATGAVVLQRNLAPDESVSVSGALPLAVVIGRADATEVFVRGKPYELGPVSRENVARFEVK
- the pilW gene encoding type IV pilus biogenesis/stability protein PilW, which gives rise to MVGSIGRWQQYCRWTLMACGALAFFLGLGGCAANGGASASESTADLVTPSDEPDARRRARIRLELASNYFEMGQTAVALDEVKQSLAADSSYADAYNLRGLIYLRLNDFAQAEESFRRAQALRPGDSSLLHNFGWLLCQQKKYVEADQQFLRALTNPGYVARSKTLMARGLCQVGAGQYAEAEQSLIKAYELDAANPVVGYHLSALLLRRNELSRAQFYIRRINNSEYANSESLWLGIKVERALGDIVASRQLADQLRKRFPDSREWGAFERGAFNE
- the rlmN gene encoding 23S rRNA (adenine(2503)-C(2))-methyltransferase RlmN; the protein is MKTNLLDFDLDGLAEFCGQLGEKRFRATQLFRWIHQRGASDFDDMSDLAVALRSKLAGCAHVQALPVISEHVSADGTVKWLFDVGGGNAVESVFIPEDDRGTLCVSSQAGCAVGCRFCSTGHQGFSRNLTTGEIVAQLWFAEHALRKRLGGASRIISNVVMMGMGEPLQNYSALVPALKVMLDDHGYGLSRRRVTVSTSGVVPMMDRLAQDCPVALAVSLHAPNDALRDYLVPLNRKYPIRELLDACHRYLEHAPRDFITFEYCMLDGVNDQIEHAHQLIELVKPARGSQIRCKFNLIPFNPFPASGLTRSSQAQVAAFAKVLSEAGIVTTVRKTRGDDIDAACGQLAGDVKDRTRALERMAKQRTIVLKQVT
- the ndk gene encoding nucleoside-diphosphate kinase translates to MAIERTLSIIKPDAVAKNVIGQIYARFEAAGLKVVAARMAHLSRLEAEQFYAVHKARPFFKDLVDFMISGPVMIQALEGENAILKNRELMGATDPKKAEAGTIRADFADSIDANAVHGSDAPETAAVEIAFFFAGMNVFSR
- a CDS encoding pseudouridine synthase, with the protein product MNDSTSEPENMPHETETSGAAVPLKKTAARKTPRKKAEPMAGTAGKVVSDDLAAVSGVVDAVVPLADTPVVSKPVVASSAPLNGAEPAAEAVDAQPQPVDGSGEMGARPQSKSQSAGGGGRGKRSTPAAAGGYRFEDVISGRFDADEVSREPVTPKRVLLPQVETPKLHKVLAQAGLGSRLEMEQLILEGRISVNNEPAHIGQRVQFGDQVKVNGKPIRYRIDPPPARVIAYHKPVGEVVSHDDPQNRPTVFRKLPRLQQGKWQSVGRLDLNTEGLLLFTSSGELANKLMHPRFGLEREYAVRVLGALSNEEKQQLLDGVRLDDGMAAFGSIEDGGGEGSNCWYRVTISEGRNREVRRMLEAVGHAVSRLIRIRYGAMVLPRGLKRGAWLELDEGDIRALVQAAGAGRPEAAETRGEDGSVSGDRGNRNRGRGGQRMGDGRKRPPGANSGLGGPRGQASRRSDDLGARSGNPDRPRGSAQPDPMKTSVGYIGVDSLSRHRQDQRRTGGGGRAGVAGRGAGEVAEAAVNCVPG